In the Hemitrygon akajei chromosome 7, sHemAka1.3, whole genome shotgun sequence genome, one interval contains:
- the LOC140730766 gene encoding platelet-activating factor receptor-like, whose translation MNCTEDKFYDSSAFTSTYFVVIYSLLFIIGLPENIAACFYLLYNTANKGLTEVKIYMINLTLADLMFIVFLPFWVDYYNNGRNWRLSDSACGFLGSLFYINTYSTLCFLTLISFTRYLAVSRPLKTAQSKQVVRGIIVTAVIWTGTVGSSINTLITSSNHTNRRTNNNISCFEHYCSKNESVRIGLLAIHSIMVLTFAALFGVVIANYILILRKLLIEKVALRLPQGKLKKRASRMVLMVLVIYILCFLPYHLTQLPWVLLVLNFWKSDNFSFRKGFNDLHHVTLGLMSMNCVLDPIVYCFLTEDFKQYLSELMGCLRNICVLKNRQKSQTMHS comes from the coding sequence ATGAACTGCACGGAAGACAAATTCTACGATTCGTCCGCATTTACGTCCACATATTTCGTTGTGATTTACAGTCTTCTCTTTATTATAGGGCTTCCGGAAAACATCGCAGCATGCTTTTATTTACTATACAACACAGCCAATAAAGGACTGACTGAAGTCAAAATCTACATGATCAATTTGACACTGGCAGACCTGATGTTCATCGTGTTTCTTCCATTCTGGGTCGATTATTACAACAACGGAAGAAACTGGAGATTATCCGACAGCGCGTGCGGTTTCTTGGGGTCTCTGTTTTACATCAACACCTACAGCACTCTCTGCTTCTTGACGCTGATAAGCTTCACCCGCTACCTCGCTGTCTCACGGCCGCTGAAAACAGCTCAGTCGAAGCAGGTCGTAAGAGGTATCATTGTTACCGCTGTAATATGGACAGGAACTGTCGGTTCTTCTATAAATACTTTGATCACCAGCAGTAACCACACCAATAGAAGAACTAACAACAACATAAGCTGTTTCGAACATTACTGCAGCAAGAATGAGTCGGTGCGAATAGGTTTATTGGCCATTCACTCGATTATGGTGCTGACTTTCGCTGCCCTCTTCGGTGTGGTGATTGCAAATTACATCCTCATCCTTCGAAAACTTTTGATTGAGAAGGTAGCGTTGAGATTGCCTCAAGGCAAGCTGAAGAAACGGGCTTCCCGAATGGTGCTGATGGTTCTAGTGATCTACATCCTTTGTTTTCTGCCATACCACTTGACCCAGCTGCCTTGGGTGCTTTTAGTTCTCAACTTCTGGAAATCCGACAATTTCAGCTTCAGGAAGGGATTCAATGACCTTCACCACGTTACTCTGGGTCTAATGTCCATGAACTGCGTTCTGGATCCTATTGTTTACTGTTTCCTGACCGAAGATTTCAAGCAATACCTGAGCGAGTTGATGGGCTGCCTCAGGAATATCTGTGTTCTGAAGAACAGGCAAAAATCTCAAACCATGCACAGTTGA